The following DNA comes from Candidatus Auribacterota bacterium.
TCAAAAAATCGAAACAATTCGTAAAAAGTTCCATAGAGAATGGCTTTTGATCGCATTAGATAAAATGGATGAAAGAAGAACCATACCATTGACCGGCAGACTTCTGGCTCATAGTCCCCATCGGGATGAGGTTTATGCAAAGTCCTCTCGTTATAGAGGACACGCATTGGTTGTTTATTCTGAGGATGGTTTCCCAAAAGGTTACGCTGCTGCTTTTTAATATGGCCAAACAATCCCTGCAAAAGATAATTCTTAAAGAAGGGATAATCTCTATTTATGTTGTGCTCAAAGGCCATATTACTTCGCGTACTATAAAAATGGCTCTGGATACAGGAGCCACTTATACTATGATACCCATAGAAATCGCCAGGGATATAGGTTACGATCCCACTCTTACCAAAAGACGAATTGAAATTTCTACTGCTAATGGATTGATTTTCGTACCTCTGATTACAGTCCTGGAAATAAGTTTTATGGGGCTCACCCTGAAAAGTATCGATGTAATCTGTCATAACTTACCTTCTGAAAGTCCGGTGGAAGGCCTGCTCGGTCTCAACTTTTTAATCCACCTGCCTGCATTTATTGAGTTTTATCAGAAAATCCATTCTCATATCTAAAACCATCCGTCTGTTTCCAGCCTCAGGGTCACACCCTGAATACTAACTATGAATGCTCGTCCAAAACCTGCTATGGTCTAAGTCAGTATTCAGGGTGTGACCCCGAATGTGATCATTTAATCCTGTGAGTGGCATTTCATCACTTTGATTTCCAGCATGCCGTTATTGTATTTTGAGCGAAGCGTATCCGCTTTAACCTTTGCCGGAAGCAGGATCTCCTTGCGGTATTTCCTTTCGCCTGATTTGGCTGAAATATCCAGGATATCCCCTTTCAAATCAACCTTGATATCCTTTTCATTCACCCCCGGCATTTCGGCATACACCCGGATCTCTTCCTTCTCGTCAAACACGTCGGTGATCGGTTCGCGTTCCTCCTCGACCCTCGGCCCCTGGGGAGTTTTTTTGATCTTGTGGCCAAACGGCTCAACAGAGACCGGCCTGCCTCCGAGCGCGGTTTTTACAGAGAAACCAAAAACCCCCTTCATCCCTTCCTTCAGATGACTCAGGTCTATCTCGCCCTCTTTTTTGATTTCGCCGCCTGATTCTTTCAGGGCTTCCGCCAGGTCCACCAATTTCTCAAGCCCTTTGAACAACCCCCCCAGGCTGAATTGCCCCATACCGATGTCAAAATCCGCCCCTTCCTTTTTTCCGCCATGGGCGGCTCCGCCTCCGGCGGGCTTCTTCCCCTTTATCATGGCTCTCTCCTCCTCTCTGGCCTCAGGGTCACACCCTGAATACTAACTACGAATGCTCATCCAAAACCTGTTATGATCTAAGTTAGTATTTAGGGTGTGACCCCACTTAATAATTTATAGTTTCAATGTTCTGCAAAATCCTCTTTTTATTCTCCTTAATCTTCTCTTGTGTCCTCTCTTTTCTTCTCTTGAGTTTAAGAAGCCAGCTCTTTTCTGTTATATCTTTACCTTGTTTTGTCAGGCTGCATATTCCTTTAAAGGCATCAAAATCAACAAAACCATTTCTCTCTAACCCCTTGCAGATCACATACGCATAGTGAGAACTGATTCTTAATCCCTGGGCTATTAAATAGTAATGAAGCCTATCCCCATTTTTAGCTATGACATCCAGGGTTTCCTGCTCCATGCCGGTCATTTCACCCCCATGCCGATTTTAAAATGGTTATCAATGGGGTAATTATTTTATCTTCGCCTCCAAACGCTCAAGCCTCTTCTTCAAAACCGCATTCTCCTTCTCGAACTCCTTTTCCCTCGCCTTCGTGGAAAGGTACGCGTCCTGCTGCCACCAGTTGATCCCCATCTCCATGGCCTTATCAACGGAGGCGATCAGGAGCCTTATTTTGATATTGAGAAGGTCAATATCGGCGATCTGTATCTTGATGTCTCCGGCAATCACTATTCCCTTGTCCAGAACCCGTTCCAGTATATCCGCGAGATTGGTAGCCTGGATTGAATGCGCCAATTGCTCAACCATTTTCTACCTCCTGCATGCTCACGCTTATGTAAAATTATGTGTATGGCGGTTATCGCTCTTCCACCCTCTCTTCTTTTCGCGCGAAAGAGACCGCCTCCAAAGCATCAGTTAATGTAATCTCGTAAACATTTCTATCCTGAACTCGGGTAGGGAGACCTAAAGATTTGATAAATGAACTCTCCTCGTAAATCTCCGCTTCGCCTATCCATCCCTCCTGAGATCTGGCTATCTTTATTACTTTTGCGTCCCTACCAAGAGTCTTTTTAAAAAAATCTGTAATTGCCTTACCCACTTCTTCTATTTTCATACCCTCACCCTGGTTATTTATCCTGCAACTACGCCTATCCCCCTGCATTTTGAACAGGGAAGACCGCATCCTTTCTCCCGGCCTCTTCCTTTGCAGGAAAGGCATACCTCAACCTTCTTGGTATGCACGTTTACAACGCCTTTTCCACGGCAGACAATACAGGCAAGGTCGGGATTCAGATGCGATTTCCCCGTACCATTACAATAAGCGCATATCACCGCAGGCGGTTGAATATTTATAGTCCCGACGCCTGAACAAACAAAACAGCTTGTGCTTTTCTTGGAAGGCATAAACCCTCTTCCGCCACAAAATCCACATCTATAGACGTGTTTACTTAGGACTTCTCCTCTCCTGCCTGCCTTTTGACTTTTGAAATCAAAGGTTTTCCACATCATTATCTTGCCCGCCTATTAAATTAGGATTTTCTTTAATATTTTAGATGCATGGTCTTCCAGTCTTTGGATGGAGGCTTTTTGAATCCCCCGGGATCTGCCTGGCTTCTTCTAGGTTCCGCTTCTTCTAGTTTTTTCATTTCCGCGTTAATCTCATCAATCCTTTTTTGCATACTCTTTTTTCTTTTATCTAAAATATAAGTTTCCTTTTCCAGCCTATCCTTCTCTTTTTTCAACATATATAAATCGAGATAGGTAGAGCTTTGCACTCTGGGGATTGATCTCTTTTTGGCGCTATGCAGAGTCCTTACCTCTCTCAAACCGCTTAATTCCGTAACTCCTCTGACCATTTTCCCCTCCCCATTAAGATCTCTAAAAAATCTCTATCTTGTCACCCCTCTTAAAGTAATCAGAACGCTCTTTTTCTTACTTGCTCCTATGATTTTCAGCTCAACCACCTGGCCTTCCTTAAAATCCGCCGCCCGCTGAATATTGCCGGGAAGTTTAATATTTCCTTCTTTATCCACCCTGGATAATGCCCGCATAAGTGTCATCTCATTCACCTCCAATGTCGCTTTGTTATTGCTCAAAATCTATACTACAGAGGTTTCTTTCTCGGA
Coding sequences within:
- a CDS encoding retropepsin-like aspartic protease — translated: MAKQSLQKIILKEGIISIYVVLKGHITSRTIKMALDTGATYTMIPIEIARDIGYDPTLTKRRIEISTANGLIFVPLITVLEISFMGLTLKSIDVICHNLPSESPVEGLLGLNFLIHLPAFIEFYQKIHSHI
- a CDS encoding Hsp20/alpha crystallin family protein, which produces MIKGKKPAGGGAAHGGKKEGADFDIGMGQFSLGGLFKGLEKLVDLAEALKESGGEIKKEGEIDLSHLKEGMKGVFGFSVKTALGGRPVSVEPFGHKIKKTPQGPRVEEEREPITDVFDEKEEIRVYAEMPGVNEKDIKVDLKGDILDISAKSGERKYRKEILLPAKVKADTLRSKYNNGMLEIKVMKCHSQD
- a CDS encoding gas vesicle protein; this translates as MVEQLAHSIQATNLADILERVLDKGIVIAGDIKIQIADIDLLNIKIRLLIASVDKAMEMGINWWQQDAYLSTKAREKEFEKENAVLKKRLERLEAKIK